One window from the genome of Salvia splendens isolate huo1 chromosome 9, SspV2, whole genome shotgun sequence encodes:
- the LOC121749570 gene encoding uncharacterized protein LOC121749570 has translation MASDEKSADQITPNSPFSSSSNLSSSNQDHWKQRILIPTVLAGIAGGSVGLLSKHRNNPALSAISAIYASNFAIVTGCYCGAREFVRVSREGKPDDLLNSAIGGFGSGAILGRLQAGPVGAVRYSVMFAVIGTAVDYATSKIMPAINKLKEKDDWLVLPEWSPIKILDEEALAAKRAREEKIYRSVHNLKKEES, from the exons ATGGCTTCGGACGAAAAAAGCGCGGATCAAATCACACCAAATTCTCCATTTTCGTCTTCCTCGAATTTGTCTTCATCGAATCAGGACCACTGGAAGCAGCGCATTCTAATCCCCACTGTGCTCGcag GGATTGCTGGAGGATCTGTAGGATTGCTGTCAAAACACAGAAATAATCCCGCCCTTTCAGCAATTTCAGCTATATATGCTTCTAATTTCGCTATCGTCACCGGCTGTTACTGCG GTGCACGAGAATTTGTCAGGGTGAGTAGAGAAGGTAAACCAGACGACTTGCTAAATTCAGCTATTGGAGGGTTTGGTAGCGGAGCTATTCTTGGTCGTCTTCAAG CTGGCCCAGTTGGCGCTGTTCGTTACTCTGTGATGTTTGCTGTTATTGGGACAGCAGTTGATTATGCTACTTCTAAGATCATGCCTGCCATTAACAAGCTCAAAGAGAAGGACGACTGGCTTGTACTGCCCGAGTGGTCACCAATCAAGATACTAGACGAAGAGGCTCTCGCTGCAAAACGTGCTCGGGAAGAAAAAATATACAGAAGTGTCCATAATCTGAAAAAAGAAGAATCTTGA
- the LOC121749567 gene encoding FHA domain-containing protein FHA2-like: protein MSSSDVEAGFAKLQGEDFEYYMQTYSIILGRNSKKSSVDVDLSSLGGGMNISRHHARIFYDFQRRRFALEVLGKNGCFVEGVLHLPGNPPVKLDSQDLLQIGDKEFYFLLPVRSILGGPIGPRHHTANFPIGAPPAAQHNLGMPPPSGGGLGLGKKGRGRGEYYEDEYNEEDGGAGGEEGSSGGKRMRRIDAGIDGSGGGGYSYGSGGKAGGSGQSDKKVGGRPRIDRESDNQQLLQLEEKDVVSSVATVLSDLCGPGDWMPMEKLHTELVEQFGNIWHHSRVRKYLTSEDVLTPEANGKPWHGMLMLLRKYPEHFVINTRSKGRVAQEFVSLVSLLS from the exons ATGAGCAGCAGCGACGTGGAGGCCGGCTTCGCGAAGCTGCAAGGCGAGGATTTCGAGTACTACATGCAGACCTACTCGATTATTCTCGGCCGCAATTCGAAGAAATCGTCTGTGGACGTCGACCTCTCCTCCCTCGGCGGCGGGATGAACATCAGCCGCCACCACGCTCGCATCTTCTACGACTTCCAGCGCCGCCGATTCGCCCTCGAGGTGCTCGGCAAAAACGGCTGCTTCGTCGAAGGCGTCCTCCACCTCCCCGGCAACCCGCCGGTGAAGCTCGATTCCCAAGATCTTCTGCAAATCGGCGATAAAGAGTTCTACTTCCTGCTTCCGGTCAGGAGCATTCTCGGCGGCCCGATCGGCCCCCGCCACCACACGGCTAATTTTCCGATTGGGGCCCCGCCGGCGGCGCAGCATAATTTGGGGATGCCGCCGCCCTCCGGCGGCGGGCTAGGGCTTGGGAAGAAGGGGAGAGGAAGAGGGGAGTATTATGAGGATGAGTATAATGAGGAGGATGGTGGAGCTGGAGGGGAGGAGGGCTCGTCTGGAGGTAAACGGATGAGGCGGATCGACGCCGGCATTGATGGCTCCGGTGGCGGCGGTTACAGTTACGGCTCCGGTGGGAAAGCAGGGGGGTCAGGGCAATCAG ATAAAAAGGTTGGTGGAAGACCACGAATCGACAGGGAATCAGACAACCAGCAGCTCCTTCAGCTGGAGGAGAAGGATGTCGTGTCATCAGTCGCAACGGTTCTGTCTGATCTATGTGGTCCTGGGGATTGGATGCCGATGGAGAAACTTCACACAGAG TTGGTGGAGCAATTCGGCAATATCTGGCATCACAGCCGCGTAAGGAAGTACCTGACATCCGAGGATGTTTTGACCCCGGAAGCCAATGGAAAACCGTGGCATGGAATGCTCATGTTGTTGAGGAAGTATCCCGAGCACTTCGTGATCAACACTAGATCAAAGGGGCGCGTCGCCCAGGAGTTTGTCTCGCTCGTGTCATTGCTCTCCTGA